The window GGACTCTGCGGGCTGTGCTACAGCCTGACTGTGGGGGGAGGCCTGCCTCCCACAGGGCTTCTGACTGCTGTTCATAAAAATGAAAGGGGGGGGGTCTAGTCTGTCCCAAAGGACCCAGGGTAGATCAGGCCTAACCTAAGGAAGCCCCTTCTTTCAAATGGGGCTTTTCACACGGTAGCACAGCTCCCTAGCTTCAGCTCCTGTGGTGGCGGCCTCCCAGCACCACTGAGGACCCCCTACCCTTGGGAGTCCCGGAAGGACTGGCTTGGGATGGCCACTGAGTCCATTGACTGGAGTGGGAGGGTGCAGAGGCTCCCTTCAGCCCCACCTTAGGCTGAACCATTTACCACCCAAGACCCCCCAGGGAAGGTCAAGCCCCTGTGTCCAGCTGGGGGCAGTGAAGGGAGTGAGTCCAGCCCAGACAGCACCCCCTCAGGCCTCTCCCCTCCAGCCAGGTTTTGGGTCCAGCATGGGCCCCTCAAGGTGCGGACCCAGGggctgcctggggtgggggtggcggggccCTCAGTGCCCGCAAACCTGTGGagccctggctctgctgctgGTCCGCAGGCCCGAGACCAGAAGGTGGCTGGAGATCTGGAGGCAGCCCGGCGTCTCGGCTCCAAGGCCAAGTGCTACAACATCCTGGCCACGATGTGGGCGCTGGTGCCACCGCTCCTGCTCCTGGTGCTGGTGGTGACCGGCGCCTTGCACCTGTCTCGGCTGGCCAAGGGCTCCGCCGCCTTCTTCAGCACCAAGTTCGATGACGCCGACTATGACTGACAGGCCGGGCCCTGTCCCGACCAGGGACCCCAACTCCAGGGCTCTACCCCAGCCCCCTGGAGCCCTGACCATCTACAGGGCTgaggcccacccccaccctagcCCGGGCACCTAACACTGACTCTGAAGGTCTTCCGCTCGGGCCTCAGGGGCTTCCCCTCAGCTCGATGGCCCCAGTTCCCTAACCCCCGGCCCTCAGgccagctcctccctccccactcacCAGGCTCGGCTGTTCAATTAAAAAGGACCTGGTTCCTGAAAGTGCCTTCTGGGACTGTtcctggctggggctggggagtgCGTCTTCCTGAGGGGAGCTACCCTAGGGACCACCGCAGCCCAGTGCCCCTGGACCGCCCTCAGCATCCATGGGGGCCCACTCTGTCCCGCTGGCTTGGCCGTGCCCTGACTGTCCCCTTTGTGCAGGCACCAGGCAGCCTGTGGCTTCTGGGCGGAGGCGCCTGAGTATTTTAGAATGAAGTTGGGGAACTTGGGCTTTTGATCTCTGCCATGCTGTGGTTTAGTGGCCTATCTTCCAGAACATGTGTGGTGAGTCTCTGAGTCCACGTGTGTGCCCATCCTCGAGTcagcgtgtgtgcatgcgtgttacGGGGAGTCCCTGGCCAGTGAGATCGTCCTTGCCCTGCAAGTTCCTGCCCGTGGCTGGGCCTGTGCTGACCTTCTCTTTGTTACGCTGTCCTCCTGACCTCACGTTCCTTTAATTCTGATTGATCTCCGTCCCAGCAGTGGGTTCCCTCCCTCCTGgatcggggtggggggggggctggAGACAGACACACAAGCAGATAGGCACGGTCACACCACCGTCTGTGCACACGtccatcacacacacatgcacaggagCACCCCCCCACACGCACGACTGCACAGAGAGGGCCACTTGGGGTGCGGACATTTCTAAGTGTCTCTGGCACATGTGCCTGTTCTCGTACcactttaccttcctctgcaatccCCTACCAGATCCAGAGAAGGGGTTgctaaacacacacgcacactctgTGTGCCTGGGGGCGAGGCCCTTGGGGCCTTGCTGTGGCCAGGCCAATGACAGGGCAGGCTAATTGCAGGGGCCTTAACCACAGGGCGGCTCAGGGCTTTGAGCACCCCACCCATAGTCCCTTCCCACCcggcctgggctgggggtggaggtctCTGTGGAGCTGCTCTACCTGGAGCCCCTGGAGTGGCCCCCCTCCTGTGACAGCCCACAGCTGGCCCAGCTGTCTCCATCACGTGCCAGCAGCGATGGGTCCCAGCTGCAGGCCAGCGGTGCCCCAGCCCCTGCCGAGTGTGTGCTGCTCGGAGCCAGCCCGAGACAGAGGTTGTGCTGGAGGGACCTGGGGTGGAGGAGTTCTGCCCCTTCCTGGGCGCTGGTCCTGCACGGGACCAAGGACAAGGCCAGTGCTCAGACTAGCATGGAGGCAGTGTTTCAACACTAAGCTCCAGGTCTGACCCAGGAAGGGAACAACCCACTGCTGGACAcagaggctgggagctgggcttAGCCTGTGTGCGGTTGAATACAGGTCTCCAAGCAGGGGATGGTCTGCTGGTCCCCACATTTGGTGAGGGGAGCAGAGTGTCCAGCCCATACCCAGGTGTGAGGACAGAGAATGTGCCGTTAAGCCAGGTACAGATGAAGGTCACCAGCAatgcttcctgccccaggaagggACCTGGTCAAGTGGGCTGCCACGGACTGGATCAGCCAGGCAGCACACACGTGTTGCCACCCTGTTAAGGCCCCTCAGAGGGTTGCCCCTTCCCCTGCACAGgtgggtgcacacacacacgcacgcgtgGCACAGACACCTGGGGAAACATCAGGTGATGTCAGTCCTGTGGACAAAGCGCCGCCTGCCAGCCCCACCTAACGCCTGTGCCCACATCTGGCTCCAGGGCCGCAGAGGCAAGTGTCTGCTTCATGGGGACCATCGTGGCCTAAATGCTTGGCTCCAGCAGACCTCCTGGGCCTCTGCTGCACTGCCAGCGGCTGAATGAAAGCCTGCGGGCACCCGGGGGAGCCCCATCAAGCGCTGATTCCATCCTGAGGCCACGCGCACTCAGGAAGCTGGTCTGTAGCTTGGCCACGCTCCCCGCAGCCGCACGCAGGCAGGCTCTGGTGACCCCAGCTCCTCCGCcacccctctcctctcttcctcaggGGCTTTGGTCTGTCACAGTTCACCTGCTGGTATCTGCTTTTGGGAGAACTTGGGCTAACTCTCCACTGAGAACGGAGAGCAGCAGTTTGCCAGATGAAGGCGGCGGTGGgcggtggtggggtggggagggaggcaggtgcAGACGTGATGGGACTCACTCACTTGCTCCACATGAGCAAGGGAACGGAAGCCTGACCATTGACAAGAGCCTCCCTTTCAGGAGGGTGCCCGTCAGCTCCTCAGCACAGACACAGCTTGCCCGGCACCAACCGAGCTTTACTTCCCCAGCAGATGCCGTCCCACCCTGGAAGACCTGAGAGCCCAAGTCAGCTGTGCCAGCTGTGGGGCTCAGGCCTGGAGCAGACAGCAGGTGGAGCCTCGGCTGAGGCCGCGTGCCCCGTCCTTCCGGCTGGTCGGCGGGGAGAGCAGGGCCCTGCTCCGCACCCCACACCCCCTCCTTCCTCGAGGAAGGCACGTGACAGAGACCATCAGAGGTGACCGAAGTGGCCCAGAGGCAAGACAAGCCAAGGACTGAGGGTGCTGGGCCCCCAGGCAATCCAGGAGTGCCCGGGCTCGGGCGTGTGACACACAGTCCTTTGTGGTGAGGCTGCAGCCCAGGTCCTAAGTCCTCCCCACGCCCCGCACCCTGTGGTCCTCCCCAGCGAGGTCCACACCTGCCTCAGGCATCTCTGCAGAACTGGCCCCACGGGAAGGGCACGAGggggctgagagcagacaggGCTGAGCAGCAGGGAAATGGCCTGTCCACGGGGGTCACTGGGGGCTCGGCTAGAGGCAGAGGCTTGAACTCACGCCACAGGGGGCCTGGCTGCCAcgtggaggtgggtgggggtccAGGAGGGCATTGAGAAGGGGCGGGTACAGCCATTCGGGGGGCACCAGTGGGGGGCGTGGCCGGGGGGGGCAGCCCTGGCCGTCTGCAgggagggggcctggggaggggctcACGGAGCTTCAGGGCCCAAGGGTGTCCCAGAGCGGGGCCTGTGGGCTCGGGGCAGCTGTTCAACGTCTTCCGAAAGCCTCCCAGGAAGCTCGTGGGGCAGCGCGTGCGGCCCGTGCGGCCTACAGGCCTGACCTTTGTATCCGGCCTGCTGAGCAGGGAAAGCACACTCTGCGTCCTGCAGGGAGAGGGGTGTTGTGGGGCGAGGCACACACTGGGGCCGCCTTGGATGGGGTCTGGGGGGGCGCCTACCTGGAGGCAGGGGGAGCCGAGTCCGTGACGGCCACAGCTCGGCTTCCAGAGAGGGGGCCCAGGTCCCTGCCTGGGCCGTGACCTCAACTGTCACGAGGCCCGCAGAGAGGGAGAAGTCAAGCCTGCTCCCCTGgtaggagatgccagagatgcacACTCCAGAGACCCCCACCGGACACATGGGGTCGAAAGCCAGACCGGCCCTGGTGATCCTTGGGGGAAGGGAAGGCTCTgtgaggggggcagggggcagcaggCGACCGCCCTCTGCTGCCGCTGCACTCACCTGAACCCCGTGACCCCAAAGAGCACCGCCTGCAGGAAGCCCCCCATGCCTGTCAGGAAGTTCACAGCACCTGACCCGTCTGCATTCTCCGTCCACACCTGCAGGGGAGCAAGGCggtcagggcagggctgggcgtGGTGAGCACGGAGGTCCGGGCTGGGGCCAGGCTGACCTTGAAGGGCTCCGTGACGTTGGCGAAGCTCCTCTCCAGGAGGGCCCATGCCCGCCCTGGGTCCTTCAGCTCCATCCAGCCCACCGCAAACATGCTCTGGGGTCAGAGGACATGCTGGCATGAGGCCCACAGCAGGGGGAGGGGATACTGAGGCCAGTGGGACAATGCCAAGGTGCTGTGAGGACCACCACCCCACGCCCCACATTCTCCTTACCCAGGTCATGGCGGGGCCGTGGGGGGACGTCACCGCCTCATAGATCTCCAGGTTTTGCCTGCGAACGTGGGGACTCAAGGGGAAGGGGACAGGGTACCCCAGGAGCACAACGTCTGCCTGCTTCACTTCCTCTCCTGGAGGGTAGGGCAAGGTGCTGCTgaaggggtgggggcggggcagggactGCTCTGTTAGGAAGGGGGCGTTCAGGGTGGACACAAGGTCCTCTGGGAGGAGAGAAGAGCCTTGAAGGAGCTGCGAGTCCACTCACCAGGCTGGTACCCATCAAACTCAGGGTGAAAGTTCAGTTTCGGGTCAAAGGGCACCTTGATCTTATCAGCCACCACCAGCCACTGGTTGGGGACAGGATGCCCCAGGTCCTGGGCCAGGGCAGCAGCAAAGCGCAGGCTAGGAGCAGAGGCGGCAGGGCAGGGGTGAGGCAGGGGGAGGTggcggggaggggcaggggcaggggtgggggggaaggggcaggggcaggggcagtgggggaagggaaCAGGGCGAGGGGGCAGAGGTGAGGCAGGGGGATGGGGCAGCCGCCACACTCCTTCCCCTTTTCGGTGGAGGCGGGGTGGGGTCTGACCTGTTCTGGACCAAGACGTTGGTGTACACAGAATTGTTGACCCCTGGGTGGTACTCATCAGGGGGCATGACTCCTGGGCATAGAAGGGCAAGATGGTACTTCACGGAGGGGCTTAGGCACCTGTCCCGGCCCAGTCACCACTGTGGGGCTGGCGGTCACACGCGTCTGCCTGCCTGTCCACTTGTGACTGTCCAGGCTCCACGTCCCTTGCCCGTCACCCACATTCCTGCGACGGCCACGCTCTCACCCTTCAGGTGGTACTTCTCCTCCTCAGGGCTCCACTCTACACGGCTGCACCAAAACTCAGCCACAGCCCTGACCACATCCCAGCCACCAGCCTCTCGGAAGAGCTCCAAGTCCTGAGGAGAGGGGGCATGTCAGAGGCCACGGGGCCTGTGATTCTAGCTCCCATCGCTGACTGCATTTCTCGCCAAGGCCCACCCTTCTGAGCGCCCAGCAATGAAGGCCTGGCTCCAAGATGCTCCACAGGACTAGACCCAGACAGGCAGTCATGCGGCATGGAGGGTGGCCCTGGGGGGCACAGTGGCCCCTCACCTGGGTGGTGTGGTAGTACAGCTGGAAGGCCAGCACCACGGCCCCGTTGACGTGGATCTCCTGGGTCCCATAGATGGCTTCAGGGCAGACCTCCAGGCCAGAGCCCGCGCTCTCCCAGGCAAACTTGGCTCcctgggggttgggggatggAGCAGACGACTGTGTTCCTGGGGGCCAGGGGTAGCCCGCCCCTTTCCCCTCGCTGCCAGCCTTCAGCCATGGAGGGCAGACAGAGGCGGGGGCTGCTGTGGGGCCCTGCAGGCTTGGAGTGCCCACGGTGTCCCCGCTGTGGGCCAGCTTGCTTCCGCCCGGCATCTGCTGCGTCCCTGCCCTGGGGCAGGGCAGCCAGCGGGGCCCTGCAGGGCCCTTCCGACTGTTGTTCCCACTGGCGCAGTACAGGCTGGGGGAGGGACCAGGAAGTCCGGGTCCCACCCACAGAGGGGGCCTGGGGCGAGGGGTGAGGGCCTGAGAGGGGTGGGGGGCCTCAGGCCCTTTGGGGGCCCCTCACCTGGTAGCCCAGGCTGCGGGCGTTGTCCAGGGCCCCGCTGAGCGTCCGGATGCGGTACTGCAGGAGAGCCTTGGCGGCCTCGGGGTGGAGCAGCAGCAGTCCCGGGAGCACCCAGAGGTCCTGGAGCCGCAGCAGAGCCCCTGGTCTCTCGCCGCGGC is drawn from Ovis aries strain OAR_USU_Benz2616 breed Rambouillet chromosome 21, ARS-UI_Ramb_v3.0, whole genome shotgun sequence and contains these coding sequences:
- the PGGHG gene encoding protein-glucosylgalactosylhydroxylysine glucosidase: MEDAGKDATRFTAHSLPSDPRLLATVTNSYLGTRVYHETLHVSGVYNGALGDTHRAILPSPLNVQLEAPARTGEQLTKTYALDTNTGSFLHTLEGPSFRASQRIYAHRTLPHVLAFSVSITRLAKGSWPITVRLQSAFSPESPDLDLHLGPDFQGARYLCGRTLSPEQPGGARQEVHMLWTPVPPALTLGEGQEDATWEFLTVVGGSQAEAQACLTEALQLQARHALYTAHAQAWAQLWADCGLDVEGPLALRQALRGALYYLLSALPQPGAPGRDCHGLSPGGLSNGSRGECYWGHVFWDQDLWVLPGLLLLHPEAAKALLQYRIRTLSGALDNARSLGYQGAKFAWESAGSGLEVCPEAIYGTQEIHVNGAVVLAFQLYYHTTQDLELFREAGGWDVVRAVAEFWCSRVEWSPEEEKYHLKGVMPPDEYHPGVNNSVYTNVLVQNSLRFAAALAQDLGHPVPNQWLVVADKIKVPFDPKLNFHPEFDGYQPGEEVKQADVVLLGYPVPFPLSPHVRRQNLEIYEAVTSPHGPAMTWSMFAVGWMELKDPGRAWALLERSFANVTEPFKVWTENADGSGAVNFLTGMGGFLQAVLFGVTGFRITRAGLAFDPMCPVGVSGVCISGISYQGSRLDFSLSAGLVTVEVTAQAGTWAPSLEAELWPSRTRLPLPPGRRVCFPCSAGRIQRSGL
- the IFITM5 gene encoding interferon-induced transmembrane protein 5: MDTSYPREDPGAPTPRKADGSAHTALALGAPRPPPRDHLIWSVFSTLYLNLCCLGFLALAYSIKARDQKVAGDLEAARRLGSKAKCYNILATMWALVPPLLLLVLVVTGALHLSRLAKGSAAFFSTKFDDADYD